A region of Vigna radiata var. radiata cultivar VC1973A chromosome 6, Vradiata_ver6, whole genome shotgun sequence DNA encodes the following proteins:
- the LOC106763832 gene encoding probable WRKY transcription factor 11, translating into MAVELMGFPKIDDQKAIQEAASEGLKGMEHLIRILSHQPSHLNTDLTDVTVSKFKKLISLLNRTGHARFRRAPLQVNPPEPVQTPEPLQTLAPAHNPPSAPLHLPPPQTANLSLPALFASPAPVHHASGSVTLDFTKPHNALRNSKAKSVELEFSKETFSVSSNSSFMSSAITGDGSVSNGKIFLAPPPPPPATSAGKPPAFKKRCLEHREHSDDVSGSGKCHCVKRRKNRVKKTVRVPAISSKIADIPPDEYSWRKYGQKPIKGSPYPRGYYKCSTVRGCPARKHVERAPDDPAMLIVTYEGEHRHAVQAAMQENAAGVVGLVFEST; encoded by the exons ATGGCTGTGGAACTCATGGGGTTCCCCAAAATCGATGATCAAAAGGCCATCCAAGAGGCTGCATCGGAAGGCCTCAAGGGCATGGAACACCTGATCCGAATCCTCTCTCACCAACCCTCTCACTTGAACACCGACCTCACCGACGTTACCGTCTCCAAGTTCAAGAAACTCATTTCCCTCCTCAACCGAACCGGCCACGCCCGCTTCAGACGTGCTCCGCTTCAGGTTAACCCCCCTGAACCGGTTCAAACCCCCGAGCCTCTTCAAACCCTCGCACCGGCTCACAATCCTCCCTCTGCACCGCTCCATCTTCCTCCCCCGCAAACCGCCAACCTCTCTCTGCCGGCGCTCTTCGCGTCGCCGGCGCCGGTTCACCATGCCTCGGGGAGCGTCACGCTCGACTTCACCAAGCCGCACAACGCGCTCCGGAACTCCAAGGCGAAGTCCGTGGAACTCGAGTTCTCCAAGGAGACCTTCAGCGTCTCCTCCAACTCCTCCTTCATGTCCTCCGCCATCACCGGCGACGGCAGCGTCTCCAACGGCAAGATCTTTCTCGCCCCGCCGCCTCCGCCTCCCGCGACCTCCGCCGGGAAACCGCCGGCGTTCAAGAAACGCTGCCTCGAACACCGCGAACACTCCGACGACGTCTCCGGATCCGGCAAGTGCCACTGCGTCAAGCGAAG GAAAAATAGGGTGAAGAAGACTGTGAGAGTGCCGGCGATAAGTTCAAAGATCGCCGATATTCCACCGGACGAGTACTCGTGGAGGAAGTACGGTCAGAAACCGATCAAGGGCTCACCGTACCCTCG GGGGTATTACAAGTGCAGCACGGTGAGAGGGTGTCCTGCAAGGAAACACGTGGAGCGTGCACCAGACGATCCGGCGATGCTGATAGTGACGTACGAGGGGGAGCACAGGCACGCGGTTCAGGCCGCGATGCAGGAGAACGCAGCCGGAGTGGTGGGTTTGGTGTTCGAGTCAACGTAG